A stretch of the Coturnix japonica isolate 7356 chromosome 27, Coturnix japonica 2.1, whole genome shotgun sequence genome encodes the following:
- the G6PC gene encoding glucose-6-phosphatase, producing MPYATLQPVFLLYASCSKHVCNNLPVMHPSAKVVLGPKIKAGTSDLSAANTNPWGIKLQLSTGQPEPGRRLWRRMEAPMNLLHDAGIQATYWLQKHFQGSQDWFLFISFAADLRNTFFVLFPIWFHLCEPVGIRLIWVAVIGDWLNLVFKWILFGERPYWWVHETDYYSNTSAPAIQQFPLTCETGPGSPSGHAMGAAGVYYVMVTALLSIAMGKEKSKTLKYWILWAVLWMGFWAVQVCVCLSRIFIAAHFPHQVIAGVISGMAVAETFQHVHSIYRASLRRYLGVTFFLFSFALGFYLLLRMLGVELLWTLEKAQRWCAHPEWVHIDTTPFASLLRNLGILFGLGLALSSHMYLESCRGKQGRQLSFRLGCAAASLLVLHLFDAFKPPSHMQLLFYVLSFCKSAAVPLATVGLIPYCISQFLATQDKKGV from the exons ATGCCCTATGCCACTCTGCagcctgtttttctcctttatgcAAGTTGTTCTAAGCATGTTTGTAACAACCTGCCAGTGATGCACCCTTCAGCAAAAGTGGTTTTGGGTCCAAAGATCAAAGCTGGGACAAGTGACCTATCGGCAGCAAACACGAACCCGTGGGGTATAAAACTGCAGCTGAGCACGGGACAGCCTGAACCAGGCAGGAGGCTGTGGAGGAGGATGGAAGCCCCCATGAACCTCCTGCATGATGCCGGCATCCAGGCGACATACTGGCTGCAGAAGCATTTCCAGGGCTCTCAGGACTGGTTCCTCTTCATCTCCTTTGCTGCAGACCTCAGGAAcactttctttgttcttttccctaTCTGGTTCCACCTGTGTGAGCCAGTGGGCATCCGGCTTATCTGGGTGGCCGTGATCGGGGACTGGCTCAACCTCGTCTTCAAGTG GATCCTGTTTGGGGAGAGGCCATACTGGTGGGTGCACGAGACTGATTATTACAGCAACACCTCTGCGCCGGCCATCCAGCAGTTCCCACTCACCTGCGAGACCGGCCCTG GGAGCCCCTCTGGCCATGCCATGGGTGCAGCAGGAGTTTACTACGTCATGGTGACCGCTCTTCTTTCCATCGCCATGGGCAAGGAGAAgtcaaaaacactgaaatactg GATTCTGTGGGCCGTGCTGTGGATGGGGTTCTGGGCTGTTCAGGTCTGCGTCTGTCTGTCCCGCATTTTCATCGCTGCCCACTTTCCTCATCAGGTCATTGCAGGGGTCATATCTG GCATGGCAGTGGCTGAGACCTTCCAGCACGTCCACTCCATCTACCGTGCCAGCCTCCGCAGGTACCTGGGCGTcaccttcttcctcttcagcttTGCCTTGGGCTTCTACCTGCTACTGCGGATGCTTGGTGTTGAACTGCTCTGGACACTGGAGAAGGCACAGAGGTGGTGTGCCCATCCCGAGTGGGTCCACATTGACACCACGCCCTTCGCCAGCCTTCTTCGCAACCTGGGCATCCTTTTTGGGCTGGGGCTGGCCCTGAGCTCCCACATGTACCTGGAGAGCTGCCGGGGGAAGCAAGGCCGCCAGCTGTCCTTCcgcctgggctgtgctgctgcctcactgCTGGTCCTGCACCTCTTTGATGCCTTCAAGCCACCCTCCCACATGCAGCTGCTCTTCTATGtcctttccttctgcaagaGTGCAGCTGTGCCGCTGGCCACCGTCGGCCTCATCCCCTACTGCATCTCTCAGTTTCTGGCCACGCAGGACAAGAAGGGCGTCTAG
- the LOC107325303 gene encoding alanyl-tRNA editing protein Aarsd1-like isoform X1, with translation MVFQCQRDSWARQFSTRVVSCREAELRPEGGGEPIRGFQVVLEDTILFPEGGGQPDDRGLIGAVPVLRVTRRGAQAVHFVESALEPGSAVLLSLDWERRFDHMQQHSGQHLITAMAERMFGFKTTSWELGRQQCVIELNTPSMTAAQMEALEQSVNEKIRERIPVTVRELAADDPEVETVRSRGLPGDYTGPVRVVDIEGIDSNMCCGTHVSNLSDLQAIKLLCTEKGKKNKTNLVFLAGNRLLKSVEQSHRTEKALTSLLKNGPGEHVEAVKRLQSSVKLLQKNNLNLLRDIAVLIARDFKSKPVQSPLFVLHRKEGDSEFMNIIANEIGKEETLLFLTVGDEKEAGLFLLAGSAEAVENLGPRVAELLEGKGAGKRGRYQGKATKMSRRGEVQALLEEFISQQRDEA, from the exons ATGGTGTTCCAGTGCCAGCGGGACAGCTGGGCCCGGCAG TTCAGTACCAGGGTGGTGTCGTGCCGGGAGGCCGAGCTGCGGCCTGAGGGCGGCGGGGAACCGATACGCGGCTTCCAGGTGGTGCTGGAGGACACGATCCTGTTCCCCGAGGGCGGCGGGCAG CCCGATGACCGCGGCCTCATCGGCGCCGTCCCGGTGCTGCGCGTGACGCGGCGCGGCGCCCAGGCCGTGCACTTCGTGGAGTCGGCGCTGGAGCCGGGCAGCGCCGTGCTGCTGTCGTTGGACTGGGAGCGCCGCTTCGATCACATGCAGCAGCACTCGg GACAGCACCTCATCACTGCCATGGCAGAGCGGATGTTCGGATTCAAAACAACTTCATG ggagctgggccGGCAGCAGTGTGTCATTGAGCTGAACACCCCCTCCATGACCGCAGCACAAatggaggccctggagcagAGCGTGAACGAGAAGATCCGTGAGAGGATACCTGTGACAGTGCGGGAACTGGCTGCAGATGACCCTGAGGTTGAAACA GTGAGAAGCCGCGGCTTACCAGGTGACTACACGGGGCCAGTTCGAGTTGTAGACATTGAAGGCATAGACTCCAACATGTGCTGTGGGACTCATGTCTCCAACCTGAGTGACTTGCAG gCTATTAAACTTCTTTgcacagagaaagggaaaaagaacaaaaccaacttGGTTTTCCTGGCAGGAAACAGACTGCTGAAGTCAGTTGAACAAAGTCACCGTACTGAGAAGGCCCTGACCTCACTGCTGAA aaatggtCCAGGTGAACACGTAGAGGCCGTGAAGAGATTGCAGAGTTCTGTGAAACTGCTTCAGAAG aataattTGAACCTGCTAAGAGACATTGCTGTTTTGATAGCCCGGGATTTCAAAAGCAAACCTGTTCAGAGTCCGCTGTTTGTCTTACACAG GAAAGAAGGTGACTCTGAGTTCATGAACATCATCGCTAATGAGATTGGGAAAGAG GAAACCCTGCTGTTCCTGACTGTGGGAGATGAAAAGGAAGCAGGACTCTTCCTTCTAGCTGGATCTGCTGAAGCAGTTGAGAATTTAGGTCCCAG ggtggcagagctgctggaaggcAAAGGAGCTGGGAAGCGAGGCCGATACCAGGGCAAGGCAACCAAGATGAGTCGACGAGGAGAAGTGCAGGCTCTGCTCGAGGAATTCATCAGTCAACAAAGAGATGAAGCGtaa
- the LOC107325303 gene encoding alanyl-tRNA editing protein Aarsd1-like isoform X2 yields MVFQCQRDSWARQPDDRGLIGAVPVLRVTRRGAQAVHFVESALEPGSAVLLSLDWERRFDHMQQHSGQHLITAMAERMFGFKTTSWELGRQQCVIELNTPSMTAAQMEALEQSVNEKIRERIPVTVRELAADDPEVETVRSRGLPGDYTGPVRVVDIEGIDSNMCCGTHVSNLSDLQAIKLLCTEKGKKNKTNLVFLAGNRLLKSVEQSHRTEKALTSLLKNGPGEHVEAVKRLQSSVKLLQKNNLNLLRDIAVLIARDFKSKPVQSPLFVLHRKEGDSEFMNIIANEIGKEETLLFLTVGDEKEAGLFLLAGSAEAVENLGPRVAELLEGKGAGKRGRYQGKATKMSRRGEVQALLEEFISQQRDEA; encoded by the exons ATGGTGTTCCAGTGCCAGCGGGACAGCTGGGCCCGGCAG CCCGATGACCGCGGCCTCATCGGCGCCGTCCCGGTGCTGCGCGTGACGCGGCGCGGCGCCCAGGCCGTGCACTTCGTGGAGTCGGCGCTGGAGCCGGGCAGCGCCGTGCTGCTGTCGTTGGACTGGGAGCGCCGCTTCGATCACATGCAGCAGCACTCGg GACAGCACCTCATCACTGCCATGGCAGAGCGGATGTTCGGATTCAAAACAACTTCATG ggagctgggccGGCAGCAGTGTGTCATTGAGCTGAACACCCCCTCCATGACCGCAGCACAAatggaggccctggagcagAGCGTGAACGAGAAGATCCGTGAGAGGATACCTGTGACAGTGCGGGAACTGGCTGCAGATGACCCTGAGGTTGAAACA GTGAGAAGCCGCGGCTTACCAGGTGACTACACGGGGCCAGTTCGAGTTGTAGACATTGAAGGCATAGACTCCAACATGTGCTGTGGGACTCATGTCTCCAACCTGAGTGACTTGCAG gCTATTAAACTTCTTTgcacagagaaagggaaaaagaacaaaaccaacttGGTTTTCCTGGCAGGAAACAGACTGCTGAAGTCAGTTGAACAAAGTCACCGTACTGAGAAGGCCCTGACCTCACTGCTGAA aaatggtCCAGGTGAACACGTAGAGGCCGTGAAGAGATTGCAGAGTTCTGTGAAACTGCTTCAGAAG aataattTGAACCTGCTAAGAGACATTGCTGTTTTGATAGCCCGGGATTTCAAAAGCAAACCTGTTCAGAGTCCGCTGTTTGTCTTACACAG GAAAGAAGGTGACTCTGAGTTCATGAACATCATCGCTAATGAGATTGGGAAAGAG GAAACCCTGCTGTTCCTGACTGTGGGAGATGAAAAGGAAGCAGGACTCTTCCTTCTAGCTGGATCTGCTGAAGCAGTTGAGAATTTAGGTCCCAG ggtggcagagctgctggaaggcAAAGGAGCTGGGAAGCGAGGCCGATACCAGGGCAAGGCAACCAAGATGAGTCGACGAGGAGAAGTGCAGGCTCTGCTCGAGGAATTCATCAGTCAACAAAGAGATGAAGCGtaa